One Streptomyces sp. B21-105 genomic region harbors:
- the pgl gene encoding 6-phosphogluconolactonase: protein MSTPQLVVHRDKELMAQAAAARLITKIVDAQASRGHASVVLTGGRNGNGLLAALAVAPARDAVDWARLDLWWGDERFLPEGDPERNVTQAREALLDSVPVDPERVHAMPASDGPHGADVEAAAAAYAEELARAAGPENHGAVPSFDVLMLGVGPDTHVASLFPELPAVRETERTVVGVRGAPKPPPTRVTLTLPAIRAAREVWLLAAGEDKAQAAEIALSGAGEIQAPAAGAQGRARTLWLLDSAAASRLPRSLYPPASS from the coding sequence GTGAGCACGCCCCAGCTGGTCGTGCACCGCGACAAGGAGCTGATGGCGCAGGCCGCAGCGGCCCGTCTGATCACGAAGATCGTGGACGCGCAGGCCTCCCGGGGTCATGCGTCCGTGGTCCTCACCGGCGGCCGCAACGGCAACGGCCTGCTGGCCGCCCTGGCCGTCGCGCCCGCCCGCGACGCCGTCGACTGGGCGCGGCTCGACCTGTGGTGGGGCGACGAGCGGTTCCTGCCCGAGGGCGACCCGGAGCGCAACGTCACGCAGGCCCGTGAGGCCCTGCTGGACTCCGTCCCGGTGGACCCGGAGCGTGTGCACGCCATGCCCGCGTCGGACGGTCCGCACGGCGCCGACGTGGAGGCGGCCGCGGCCGCCTACGCCGAGGAGCTGGCCCGCGCGGCCGGTCCCGAGAACCACGGCGCGGTCCCGTCCTTCGACGTGCTGATGCTGGGCGTCGGCCCGGACACCCATGTGGCCTCGCTCTTCCCCGAGCTGCCGGCCGTACGGGAGACCGAGCGCACGGTGGTGGGCGTGCGCGGCGCGCCCAAGCCCCCGCCGACCCGCGTCACCCTCACCCTCCCGGCGATCCGGGCGGCCCGTGAGGTGTGGCTGCTCGCGGCCGGCGAGGACAAGGCGCAGGCCGCGGAGATCGCCCTGTCCGGAGCGGGCGAGATCCAGGCCCCGGCCGCGGGAGCCCAGGGACGCGCCCGCACCCTGTGGCTGCTGGACTCGGCGGCGGCCTCGCGGCTGCCGAGGTCCCTGTATCCGCCGGCTTCGTCGTAA
- the opcA gene encoding glucose-6-phosphate dehydrogenase assembly protein OpcA codes for MKTDLTDTTASKINKALVQGRRAIGTPAVGMVLTLVVVTDEENAYDALKAAGDASHEHPSRTLVVIKRVSRSSRGRTQSRLDAEVRLGADAGSGETVILRLYGEVSDHAQSVVLPLLLPDAPVVVWWSVDAPRDPAGDPLGALGQRRVTDSYTAEKPVDELRSRAESYEPGDTDLAWARITPWRSMLAAALDQVSCEIVSAEVAGEESNPSVELLAMWLADRLHVHVRRAVSAGPGLTQVRMETTGGPITLHRSDGAMATLALPGQPDRAVALKRRETSELLAEELRRLDPDDTYASALRFGVDRLGGLQSAAERVAERAEAASQPPPSLPVRAVPEPAAAGRDSAPAASTGAAAGSGDADRPSPAQMPPVRKADPQ; via the coding sequence ATGAAAACGGACCTCACGGACACCACTGCCAGCAAGATCAACAAGGCGCTGGTGCAGGGCCGCCGTGCGATAGGCACACCCGCCGTCGGCATGGTGCTCACCCTCGTCGTCGTCACGGACGAGGAGAACGCCTACGACGCCCTGAAGGCGGCGGGCGACGCGTCGCACGAGCACCCCTCGCGCACGCTCGTCGTCATCAAGCGCGTCTCCCGCTCCTCCCGGGGCCGCACCCAGTCCCGCCTCGACGCCGAGGTGCGCCTGGGCGCGGACGCCGGCAGCGGCGAGACGGTCATCCTCCGGCTGTACGGCGAGGTGTCCGACCACGCCCAGTCCGTCGTGCTGCCGCTGCTGCTGCCGGACGCCCCCGTGGTGGTCTGGTGGTCGGTGGACGCCCCGCGCGACCCGGCGGGCGACCCGCTGGGCGCCCTGGGACAGCGCCGGGTGACCGACAGCTACACGGCCGAGAAGCCGGTCGACGAGCTGCGTTCCCGCGCCGAGAGCTACGAGCCGGGCGACACGGACCTGGCGTGGGCCCGGATCACTCCGTGGCGTTCCATGCTGGCCGCCGCGCTCGACCAGGTCAGCTGCGAGATCGTGTCCGCCGAGGTGGCGGGCGAGGAGTCCAACCCGAGCGTCGAGCTGCTCGCCATGTGGCTCGCCGACCGACTCCATGTGCACGTCCGGCGGGCGGTCTCGGCCGGTCCCGGTCTGACCCAGGTGCGGATGGAGACCACCGGCGGCCCGATCACGCTGCACCGGTCGGACGGGGCGATGGCCACCCTGGCGCTGCCCGGCCAGCCGGACCGGGCGGTGGCGCTCAAGCGCCGGGAGACGTCCGAGCTGCTCGCGGAGGAGCTGCGCAGGCTCGACCCCGACGACACGTACGCGTCCGCCCTGCGGTTCGGCGTGGACCGGCTGGGCGGCCTGCAGTCGGCCGCCGAGCGGGTGGCGGAGCGGGCCGAGGCCGCGTCCCAGCCGCCGCCCTCCCTGCCGGTCCGCGCCGTGCCGGAACCTGCCGCCGCCGGCCGTGACTCCGCCCCGGCCGCCTCGACGGGCGCTGCTGCGGGCTCCGGTGACGCCGACCGGCCGTCTCCGGCGCAGATGCCCCCGGTCCGGAAAGCGGACCCGCAGTGA